DNA sequence from the Thermodesulfobacteriota bacterium genome:
CCGGTCAGCTTGACGGAGACGGTCTTGGAGATGCCGGGCTTCTCCATCGTGATCCCGTACAGGACGTCGGCGAGCTCCATCGTCCGCTTATTGTGCGTGATCAGGAGGAACTGGTAGTTGGAAGACATCTCCCGGACCATTCCGTTGAACCGGTCGACGTTGGCGTCGTCGAGCGGGGCATCGACCTCGTCGAGCAGGCAGAACGGCGACGGCTTGACCAGGAAGATGGAGAAGATGAGGCTGATCGCGGTCAGGGCGCTCTCCCCGCCCGAAAGGCTGTGCAGCGGCAGCGCCTTCTTCCCGGGAAGCTGCACGAAGATCTCGACGCCGGATTCGAGGAGGTTCTCCTCCTCGAGGAGGCGGAGCTGCGCGCGCCCTCCCTGGAACAGGCGGGGGAACAGCTCCGCGAACTTCCCGTTGATCTCCTCGAACGCCCTGGCGAACCGCTCGCGCGTCGTCCGGTTGATCCGCTGGATCGCCTTGACCAGGTCGTCGAGCGACCGTTCAAGGTCCTCCTTCTGCGACGAAAGGAAGGCGTACCGTTCCGAGAGCTCCCCGTGCTCCTCGAGGGAAGCGAGGTTCACCTCGCCCATTGCCGTCATCCGCTCCCGGCAAGCCTCCGCGCGCGCCTCGAGCTCCCCGACCTCGGCGTCGGCCGCAGCCGGCTCCTCTCCGACGCTGACGG
Encoded proteins:
- a CDS encoding AAA family ATPase, encoding EIARNALEEKDRAAALLLASLAEQAEGKRRLVEERRRRKTGHEEALVALDASMAAGREEIERAAIGLSEMQDRIDGRVAELASAASRLAEAEEELRRARAQASEAMERQSSERLRLQRIEMDIQALDALLHQRYEVRLADLPPVSVGEEPAAADAEVGELEARAEACRERMTAMGEVNLASLEEHGELSERYAFLSSQKEDLERSLDDLVKAIQRINRTTRERFARAFEEINGKFAELFPRLFQGGRAQLRLLEEENLLESGVEIFVQLPGKKALPLHSLSGGESALTAISLIFSIFLVKPSPFCLLDEVDAPLDDANVDRFNGMVREMSSNYQFLLITHNKRTMELADVLYGITMEKPGISKTVSVKLTG